The Thalassophryne amazonica chromosome 6, fThaAma1.1, whole genome shotgun sequence genome includes a region encoding these proteins:
- the vgll4a gene encoding transcription cofactor vestigial-like protein 4, whose amino-acid sequence MLFIRMDLLNSQFLDKMNNNIGRLHFEDEFRMPSLPTAVTNITGPPPNCPSKRKYGEDQVAQDQFNCDDDHMNKMSRLFGTQLTQPSAGDSEHWSIIHSPMEHISSSSNGIHGNHLYSSISGFAVDQPLALTKTSLDLGAGVRSSVDRQQNRPSVITCAPANNRNCNLLHCHMNGCSPGTPADQTKANANMVCDPVIEEHFRRSLGENYKESEPVSNLVSITGSVDDHFAKALGDAWLQIKAKGGGPPTTEADQLSRGV is encoded by the exons ATGCTGTTTATTAGAATGGACCTGTTGAATTCTCAGTTCCTGGACAAAATGAACAATAACATTGGGAGACTACACTTTGAAG ATGAATTCAGGATGCCTTCATTGCCTACTGCTGTGACCAATATAACTGGGCCTCCTCCAAACTGCCCAAGTAAACGGAAGTATGGAGAAGATCAAGTGGCCCAAGACCAATTCAACTGTGACGATGACCACATGAACAAAATGAGCAGATTGTTTGGTACTCAACT GACCCAACCATCTGCTGGAGACAGTGAGCACTGGAGCATCATCCACAGTCCTATGGAGCACATTAGTTCCTCCTCCAATGGTATCCATGGGAACCACCTGTATTCCTCCATCTCTGGCTTTGCTGTTGACCAGCCTCTGGCCTTGACTAAAACCAGCTTGGACTTGGGAGCGGGCGTCAGAAGCTCTGTGGACCGACAGCAA AATCGGCCATCAGTTATCACCTGTGCCCCTGCAAACAACCGCAATTGTAACCTCTTGCACTGCCACATGAATGGCTGCTCTCCTGGCACACCAGCTGATCAGACGAAGGCCAACG CTAACATGGTATGTGATCCTGTGATTGAGGAACATTTCCGTCGCAGCCTCGGCGAAAACTACAAAGAGTCAGAGCCGGTCTCCAACTTGGTTTCCATTACCGGCTCAGTGGATGACCACTTTGCGAAGGCGCTGGGAGACGCCTGGCTTCAAATCAAAGCCAAAGGTGGAGGTCCTCCAACCACAGAGGCAGATCAGTTAAGCAGAGGAGTGTAA